TCTCAGCCGGGCGCGAGTGCTCGCCGCCGCAGCTGGCTGATGATGCGTGCAGTCGTGTGCCGCGCGTGCGCAATACGTCGGGCGAGGGCGCGGCGGCGCGTGGGCGTGCCGAGACGGCGGTGCGATGCGGACAGGGATCGCATGGGTGCTTTGGCCAGGCGGTGCGGGTGCCTGTTTCTTTTTTGTTGCTCTTCGATCGGGAAAAGCACAGTCAATATAGACCGTAAGACAACAGGTTACAGACGATTTTTTACATTATGCAGCCAATATCACGGCGATGCTCCGCCCGGCGGACGAAGCATGAGGCGTCGTGGCTGCGCCGTTGCGCGGCCGGTGCCGGCGCGGTGCGCTTCGCGTGGTCTGCCCCAGGCCGGCAGCGGCTCGTGCCCGACCGGCCCGGCTGCCTCAGTCGCGCAACTGGCTGAAGACGTAATCGCGGTCCTTCTGCGGCTGGTGGCAGCCAAAACAGGCCGATGCGGCATCGGCTCCCACCACGCGCCTGGCCGGGTCGCCGCCACCGAAGCCCTCGAAGCCCCAGCCGCCGGTCGCGGCATAGGCCCGCGCATCCTTGCGCATCACGCCCACGACCTTGCGCTGGCCCTCGGTCACGGCATTGTCGGCATGCGTGGCTTCCAGCAGGTCGAAGACGATGACAGCACCATCGGGAAAGCGCCCGCTGCGGTAGCCCTCGACCGCCTTGTCGTTGGCGTAGATGTGGTGCATGCCGCCGAATGAGCCGAACAGCGGGTGGCCCGCCTCGATCACCATGCTCTTGACGTGCTGCCAGCCACGGTAACCCGCCGGGTAGGGCACCTCGGGTGCTGCGGCCAGCGCCGAAACGGTAAAGGCGCCGGCAAGCGCGATCCAGGTGGCTGCTTTCGTCTGTCGTGGCATCTTCATGGAAGGACTCCTAACTGGTTGATCCGAAAAAACCCCGATCGGCATTGACGGGGAGACCTGTGTCGCCGTCAGGCGGCGGCTTCGTGCTCAGCGCAGTCGAGTCGCAGGTGGCGCGCGGCCATCGGCGCCCCGACCAACGCGCAATAGTGCGGGGCTTTGCTGCCCGGCGCGACATTCTCGCGAAAATGGCGGCAACTCACGCAGGTTCGTTGCGGTGCGATCAGTTCCTGTCGTTGCATGTGCCGGATCATCTTGATCACGAGCCCGAGCAGTTGCTCCTGCTCGGTCGGCGCGAGGGCGGCGACGGCCGGCGTGAAGCTGGCCGGCCAGTCCCGCGCGACACGGGTGCCCCGCGCGGTCGCCTTGAGCGCGACGGCGCGACCGTCGGCGGTGTCCGCCGACTTGCGCACCAGCGCTTTGCGTTCCAGCGCGGCAATCGCGTCACTGGCCGTGGCCTTGGTGATCCCCGCATGGGCGGCGGCTGCGGTCAGGCGGGCGCCCGTGCGGCGGCTGCCGACGAAACGGAGGAGATCGGCCTGGGTCGGCGACAATCCGGTCGCCTCGGCACTCTGCCAGTCGACTTGCCGGGCGGCTGCGGCCAGCCGGGCCAGGCCGTCGGCGAGGCGGCGCGCAAGCGGTTCGGTGATCCGGTCGAATTTCATGGGTAGGAATCCTAACCAGATGTCTGGATCTGTCAAGCCGGGCTGACTGAAGTTTCGGGCGGCCACCGGCAGCGCGCTGGGGCTGCCGGAGGGGCGTGCAGCGCGCGAACGGCATGGGTTGTCCGGAAAGACTCCCGCCGCTTGCGGCGGTATCGCGTCGAGTCGGGGGGCGAATCCGGGTCGCCGGGGTCCCCTGAAAGCAGAAAAGACCACGCATGGTGGCCTTCTCTGTTGTATGGCGCGCCCGGAGAGATTCGAACTCCCGACCCCCAAGTTCGTAGCCTGGTGCTCTATCCAGCTGAGCTACGGGCGCGTGCAGTCACTTTCTACGATAAGTCTTCTTTAGTACCTCGCCAACGGCGCTGCGCGCCGTGGTGCTCCCCTCGGCCCTGCGGGCCTCGGGTCCGGCCGCTCGCCGGCAGGCTCGCGGCGTTCGCGGCTGGCCGGGCGGTGCCCGCCCCCGGCACTTCGTGCCGTCGCCGCTCACCCAGCTGAGCTACGGGCGCGCGTCTCTTGGTTCTTCTCCGGGGCAGCCCTTCGAGGTGCGGCTCGCGGCTTAAGCCGCTTCTACGGTGCTTCGTTTGCCACCCGTCGCGGCTCGCCGCCCCTGCATGGTACGCGACCCCAAGCGGGTAGCCCCGAGGCAGTGGCGGCATCCACCGTGAAAAGAGCGCGCATTCTACCCGCGCCGGCCGGCGGCGCTCAATGGCCGCGGGCGGGGTCAGGTTGAGCCGCAACGCGAGGCGTCAGAAGACGTTGCGTCGCTGGCGGATCTCGGCGAACACCGCGGCGGCGTCGGCCTCGGGCAGCCCGACGGCCGCCTTGAGTGCCGGGTCCTCCACGCGCAGGAACGGGTTGGTCTGCCGTTCGCGGCCGATGGTGGTCGGCACGGTCGGCAGCCCCATGGCGCGCAGCCGCTGCACCTCGGCGGCGCGCGCGGCCAGGTCAGCGTTGTCCGGGTCCACG
This genomic interval from Gammaproteobacteria bacterium contains the following:
- a CDS encoding cytochrome P460 family protein encodes the protein MPRQTKAATWIALAGAFTVSALAAAPEVPYPAGYRGWQHVKSMVIEAGHPLFGSFGGMHHIYANDKAVEGYRSGRFPDGAVIVFDLLEATHADNAVTEGQRKVVGVMRKDARAYAATGGWGFEGFGGGDPARRVVGADAASACFGCHQPQKDRDYVFSQLRD
- a CDS encoding MarR family transcriptional regulator, with translation MKFDRITEPLARRLADGLARLAAAARQVDWQSAEATGLSPTQADLLRFVGSRRTGARLTAAAAHAGITKATASDAIAALERKALVRKSADTADGRAVALKATARGTRVARDWPASFTPAVAALAPTEQEQLLGLVIKMIRHMQRQELIAPQRTCVSCRHFRENVAPGSKAPHYCALVGAPMAARHLRLDCAEHEAAA